AGGCTAGACCGTGATCTCGGTGCGGTTGCGGTTGCCCTCTGTGTCCGCCCTGTCCGTGCCCCTCCGCACGGTTCGGAGCGGCACGGCCGGCCGCGGAGTGAGCAGCCGGTCAGCACACCGGTACAACACCTTCCACAGCGATGCCAGGTAGTTGAGCACCATTCAATCTCCCGTGTGCGCGACCCCCGTCGCGCGCCTAGCTGGGTCCATCCCGTCGGCCACTCCCCCTGAGCGCCCCGCGAGATGTGGGGGTCCTTCGGATCCCCACGCGGTGGCCGGGACGCCGGTCGTCACTGCCGGCGGCCACGGCCCCGCGAAGGAAGCCGCGGGTCCTAGACCCTCTGGTTCGGCAGGAGCTGGGCCAAGGCCCCGGGCTCCTTCAACTTCTTGTTGGCGGAGCTGAGCGCCTTGCGCACTGCGCCGGGTGTGGTGCGGCCGCCGACGAGGCCGGCGATCGACCTGCAGTCCAGGTCGTAGTAGTGCCGCAGGACATAGATCGTGAACTCGTGGTCACTGAGGATGCGACGCACCACCTGGACTGCCTCGGTGACCTCCATCCGCAGCGTCTCCGGTACCTGCTCGGCCACCGTCTCCTGGCTCCCGACCAGTTCGGTCGTGGCCCGGTACATGGCCCGCAGGTAGCGGTTGACCTTGTTGCGGATCACCTTGAAGACGTAGGCGTCCAGGTCGCGGATCTGGGGTCCGCGCCCGGCGGCGAGGTCCTGGAAGACCGCGAGCAGGGTGTCCTGCCAGATGTCCTCCGCGTACCGGCGGTCGATGTATCGCGCGATCAGCCGCTGGTACTTCAGTTCCTGCCGCGAGAGCGCGTCGAAACGCGCCTGCGTCTCCGGGTCCAGGCGCACGGTGCGCGCCTCGACGGGTGTGTTCATTCTTCTCCTCGGGGGCGAGGCTGGTCTCCAGGGCTCGCCCCGCCACGGAGTGGCGGGAACGACGCGCGCCCCAGCACCCCTCAAGTGCCGCGTGGGATGCGAAGTGTGACAAGTCCAAGTCAACCGTGGCACGCCCTCACCCGCTCAAGACCCCCAGCCGGCGCACGTGGGCGTGCCGATGGGCCGCCGGGTGGGCGGCTCATCGGCACGTTGTGGGGTTGGCTACCGGTTGGGGTAGCGGGTGTTGGGGGTGGGGGTGTGTCGGGGGGGACGGCCCTGGGCCTGCCGCCACTCATTTCGAGTTCCCAGCCGGTGTGGTGGAGGTTAGCGGTCACTGGTGTTGTCGCCACGCGCTTCCTGCCGCTGGCGGGCGAACCACACCAAGGCCCGCGGTGCCAGCAGAAGCAGGGTGACGGCACCGCAGAGCATGCGCGGCTCCGGCCACAGGAAGTACCGAGCGGCATAGAAGAACGTGATCGCGCCTGTCAGCACGACTCCCCGGAATGCCGCATTGAGAACCGCGAGCCAGTAGGCGACATCCATGGGCCGGTCCCATTCCTTCTGGCCAGGGCCCGGCGTCCAGGCTTCCCGCCTCGCCACTTCCGTACCTCCAACTGGGCCTTGCAACAGGGCGATTCAGTGTGGCAGCGGCACTGCTGGCGTCGGCCAGACAGCAAGAAACCCCCGCCCAACCTGCCACGGGGAGCAGGCGAGTGGGGGTCCTTGTCCGCAGCAGCCCTGCGAGAACCACACTGCGGAGTTCATTGGTGCCTGTAGGAAACGGAAGGGTCGCCGTTGGGCAGGCGGGTCACCGTGTAGATCTCGCCGTCGTCCCCCTGGACCTTGGCGTTCAGGAGTGTGGCAAGGTCACACATCTTCGCTATCAGCTGGTCACTGGGGTTCTTCGAGCGGAGCTCTCCATCCATCCAGTGCAGTGCCTCGGACGGCCACTGTTCGCCCGGACGCGTAAGCATCTCGGCAGAGGAGTGGGTCTCTGGATCAGCCCCGTCTGGGATGGGGTGCATCGTCAGGTCAGGGTCGGCGTTGGCTGCCGCTTCCCACTCCTGGCGGGTGATCTCTTCCCCGTCCTCGTCTGACCAGTCGGCGCGGCGGGTGATGTGAATGTCGTAGCCCATGCACGGCACAGTAGGCGCGAGAGCTGACAACCGCTCGCCCTGACGCGTCAGTGCCAGGTCCCTGGCTCTGCCCGGACAGTCACCATCGTGTAGTGCTCGTAGGTCTCGTGGCCGGTGGCGGCGCAGTGCTCAGCGATCCACCGGACCAGCGCGTCGGGGTCGGTCTCGGCCCCGGAGCGGGCTCCGCAGTCAGCCGCCTCGCCGGTCACGCACACCGCGCTGAGCGTGGGGAGGCTGAGCGCGTCCGGCACGGCGGTGACTTTGCAGTCCCGGAAACGGAAGCGCTGGCGTACGCCCACCGGCCTGCCCTGCGCCCCGTGGGCGAGATGCTCCAAGAGTGAAAACCCCCAGCTCAGAGGCCACTATCAAGGCTCGAGGTCAGTCGCCACCCGTCCTGACACGACGTCAACCGGCATCGACGCCTGGTCGTGAACGATCAGCCAGTCGCCGTCGATCCGCCGGAAGCAGAACGTCGCGCGCACCCACATGCCGTCGGCGTGCTCTCCGGTCGCGGCCAGGGTGCCGCTGATGCGGCCGAAGGCGTGGCAGAAGGCGATGTCACCGCCGACCTCGACGGTCAGGTCGCGCAGTTCGTAGGACGTCGCGGCGAAGACCGTGAAGACCTTGGCCCAGTTCTTCAACTTGGCGTCCACGCCCACATGCTGGAGCGGTGACTCCACGTCGAAGGAGACGACGTCGGGAGCGTAGACCCGGCGCAGGGCGTCAAGGTCCCTGGCCCCGATGCCGTCGACGATCCCGGAGATCCGGGCCCGGATCTCCGACTCCGCCCTCCCTGCTGTGCGCACCGACGCCAGCGCGCCGCTCCACCGCACGACGTGGTCGAGCATCAGGTCCAGGCTGTTGGCGTTCGACGCCCGCGGAGTGAACGCCGACTGCTCGAAGTCGCCGGCCAGGGTCAGCGACACCTGGGCCGCCACGTCAGCCAACTGCAGCACCCCGCACAGCTGCCGCAGCTGCGCGACCGACCGCACACCACCGTCCACGCCGTAGGAGACGAACCCCACCGCCTTGTCGTTCCACTCCACGTAGAGATGGTCGATCGCGTTCTTCAGCGAGCCGGGCATCGAGTGGTTGTACTCCGGCGTCACGATCACGTAGCCGTCGCACGGAGCGATCGTGGCCGCCCAGGCCGCCGTCCGCTCGTCCTCGTAGGCGCCGCGCGTCAGCAGAGCCGGCTTCTCCGTCTCCAGGTGCGGCAGCGGGTGGTCGAGCAGGTCGATCAGTGCGAACTCGGCGTCGGTCCGCCGCGCGGCCGTCTCCGCCACCCACTGTGCGACCTGCCCACCCCGGCGGCCGTCCCGGACGCTGGCGAGAATGATTCCGATCCTGAGCATGGCCATCCACCTCTTCTGTCGTACCTCGGTCGGAAGGCGAACCCCTTCCGACCGCTACGACGACGCAGCCCGCCCGGATGTCAGGCAGGGCAGGGCGGACCACCGAGCGGCCTGACGTTTTCTGCCGCTGTATCGTCGAAGAAGCATGACTGACGCGACAGACGACCCCGCTCTCCACGCGATCATCAGCGAGCGCCGCCACCTCCTCAACCTCGCCTACCGTCTGCTGGGCTCGCTCGCGGAGGCCGAGGACGCGGTGCAGGAGACGTACGCGCGCTGGTACGCGATGTCGCGGGAGCAGCAGGACGCGATCCGGTCGCCCGCCGCTTGGCTGACCAGGGTGGCCGGGCGGATCTGCCTGGACCAGCTCGGGTCGGCGCGGGCCCGGCGCGAGCGCTATGTCGGGGAGTGGCTCCCGGAGCCGGTGCCGGGCCGGGCCGAGTGGCTGGGCGCGGTGGAGCGGCCGGGCGCGGGCGCCCCCGGCATCGGCGCCGCTGCGGGCGAGGCTGCCGATCCGGCGGACCGGGTGACGCTGGACGAGTCGGTGAGCATGGCCTTCCTGGTGGTGCTGGAGGCGATGACGCCCGCCCAGCGGGTGGCCCTGATCCTGCACGACGTCTTCGACTACTCCTTCGCCGAGGTCGCCACCGTCACCGGCCGAACCCCGGCCGCCTGCCGGGAGCTGGCCTCCGCCGCCCGGCGCCGGGTACGCGACGCCCGCCCGGCCGCGGCCGACGCAGGGTCCTCCGTCGCCGCCCAGGCCGTCCTGGTCCGTGACTTCAAGCAGGCCTGGGAGACGCACGACCTCAACGCCCTGGTCACTCTTCTCGACCCTGCGGCCGTCTTCACCGCCGACGGCGGCGGACTTGCCCCGGCAGCCCTCCACCCGATCCACGGCGCCGCCGAGATCGCCCACTTCGTCTTCGAGGTGTCGCAGCATCTGCGCGGGACGGCCGCCCTCGTCGAGCGGCTGGTCAACGGTCGACCGGGGCTGATGGTGCGGGTCGACGGGGAGACGACGGCGGTGTACGCGTTCGACATCGCGGACGGCCGGATCACCCGGATCTGGGCGGTGCGGAATCCGCTGAAGCTACGGGTGTGGGCCGAGGGCTGACCGTGGGCGGAGTCGTGCGCCGAGGGCTGGGGGTGAGCCCCGCCCCAGCCCTCGGCAGCTCTGCTCCGCTGCTGGTCCGCCGCCCGGCTACTCCTCACCCGCCTCGCGCTGACGCGGGAACTGGAGGAAGTCGGTGCCGCGCTTCTTCAGCTCGTTGGAGATGACCAGGCGCTGGACCTCGCTCGTGCCCTCCCAGATGCGGTCGACACGCAGTTCGCGGTAGAGGCGCTCCACGGCGAACGAGCGGTCGTAGCCGCGGCCGCCGAAGATCTGGACGCAGCGGTCGACGACCCGGCCGGCGGCCTCGCTCGCGGAGAGCTTGGCGATGGAGGCCTTGGCGTGGACGGTCTTGCGGTCCGTGCCGTGGTCGGCCTCCCAGGCGACCTGGTGGGTGAAGGAGCGGTTGACCGCGATGTCCACGGCGCAGTCGGCGAGCATCGCCTCGATCATCTGGAAGTCGGCGATCGGCTGCCCGAACTGACGCCGGTTCAGTGCCCACTCACGCGCCTCGCGCAGCGCCCGCTCCGCCGCGCCGATGGTGCGGGCCGCGATCATCAGGCGCTCCTCGGTGAACCAGGCGCGGGTGATGTCGTAGCCGTTGCCGAGGCCGCCGAGTACCCGGTCGGCGGGGACGAAGACGTTCTCGAAGGTGTACTCGGGGTGCTCGTAGACGAAGGTGTGCATGAAGCGCGGGGTGCGCTGGAGGGTGATGCCCTCCGTCTGCTTGTCCACCAGGAACAGGGTCGGCTGCCGTTCCTCGCCCGCCAGGGCGAGCAGCACCATGAAGTCCGCGTGGTCGCCGACGGTGACGAACCACTTCTCGCCGTTGATCAGCCAGCCGCCCTCGGTCTCCGTGGCGGTGGTGCGCAGCGACTGCGGGTCGGAGCCCGCCTCGGGCTCGGTGACGGCGTAGCAGTCGCGACGCTCGCCCCGGATGACCGGCTCCAGGTAGGCGGCACGCTGTTCGTCGGTGCAGAAGCGCAGCGCGTTCGCGGGACGCCAGACGGTGTCCCACAGCGCGCCGGTCAGCTCGCCCAACTGCTCCTGGACGACGACCTGGTCCAGGATGGTCAGGCCAGCGCCGCCCCAGGCGGAGGGCATGTTGACCGCCTGCAGCCCGCTGGCCAGGACCTGCTCGCGGATCTTGGCGTGGGCGGCGGCCGGGAGGCCATTGTCGCGCTCGCAGTCGTCCTCGTACTGCTTGATGAACTCGGCCAGCCCGGCGGCGCGCTCGCGCAGCTCCAGCTGCGCCGGGGTGTAGCTGAACTCCATGGCGGTGCCTTTCGGTTCGGAGGGTGGGTCGGTCAGCTGTGGGGCTGGGCCGGGGTGGTGAGGACGACGCGCGCGTCGAGGGCGAGTGCGCCGGTCGGGGTGAGCAGCAGCGGGTTGACTTCGATCTCGCCGATCTCCGGGTGGGCGGCGGCGAGTTCGCTGACGGTGGCGATCGCGCGGGCGGCCGCGTCCAGGTCGACGCCGGAGCGGCCGCGCACGCCGTGCAGCAGCGGCGCGCCGCGCAGCCGGTCCAGCAGGGCGCGGGCCGCGTCGGGGGTGACCGGTGCGAGCGCGAAGACGACGTCGCGCAGGACCTCGGTGAGCACGCCGCCGAGGCCGACCAGCAGGACGGGGCCGAAGCGTGGATCCCAGCGTGCGCCCACGATCAGTTCCACGCCGTCGCGCAGCTCGGCCATCTCCTCGACCGAGTAGGCGGGCGCGTGCAGCCGTTCGTCCATCGCCGCGTGCGCGGCGAGCAGGGCGTCGCGGTCGAGCAGCCCGAGGGCGACGCCGCCGGCGTCGGACTTGTGCAGCAGCCCGGTGGCCTTGAGCACGTAGGGGGGCCGCAACTGCGCTGCCGCGTCGGCGACCTGGGCGGTGTCGGTGGCGGCGAGGGCCGCGGTGAACGGGAGCCCGGCGGCGGCCAGCAGGGCGCGGTCGGCGAGGTAGCCGGCTTCGGTGACCGGTGCCGCCGGGGCAGGCAGCGGGGCGGGGGCGGCGCCGCCTCCGGCCGAGGCAGCGGCCAGGGCGAGGAGCGCCCGGACGGCGTCCTCGGTGGCGGCATGCACGGGCAGCCCGGCCTCGGCGAGGATCCGGCAGGAGGGCGCGTCGGGGTACATGCTCTGGACCACCACCGGCTTGCCACTCGCGGCCGCGGTCCCGGCCAACGCCCGGGCGGCCGCGCGCTCGGCGTCGCCCGCGTCGCCGAGGCCCTCGGCGGAGGCGGAGTAGCCGCCGAAGTAGCCGGTCAGCAGGACGGCGTCGATCTCGTCGGCCGCGAGCAGCGCGCCGACACCGCGGGCGTAGCAGAGCGGGTCCTGCTCGCCGAGGCCGGCGAGGTCGACCGGGTTGTCGGCCGGGGAGTTCTCCCAGAGTGCCGCCGTGACGGCCTTTCGGGTCGCCGGTTCGAGCGCGGGAACGGTGAAGCCCGCGGCGTCGAGGGTGTCGGCGGCGATGGTGCCGTGGCCGCCGCCGTCGGTGAGCACGGCGACACGCCGCAGGGGGCCGCCGCGGGAGGGGGCGTGCAGCGCGCCGAGGACGGTGGCGAACTCACGGAGGCTGTGCACCCGGTGGATCCCGCTGTCGCGGCAGACGGCGTCGATGACGGCGGTCGGGCTGGTCATCGAGCCGGTGTGGGACAGTGCGCTGCGCATGGCCGCGTCGCTGCCGCCGGGGGCGAGCAGTACGACGGGCTTGCCCAGTGACGCGGCCTCGGCCGCCGCGGCGGCGAAGGCCCGGCCGTCGCGGAAGTCCTCCGCGTAGACGGCGACGACCTTGGTCTCCGGGTGTCGCGCGCAGTCCCTGACCAACTCGACGAGGGTGAGGTCGGCCTGGTTGCCGAGGGAGACGAAGCGGGAGAAGCCGTGACCGCTGCGGGCCAGCCGCAGCTGCAGCTCCAGGCCGACGTTGCCGCTCTGGCTGAGCAGGGCGACCCCGCCGTCCCGGAACGGGTCGGAACTGAGGTGCAGCTCGGTCGAGTTGTCGGCGAGGCCGAGGCAGTTGGGACCGACCAGCACCGCCCCTGCGGCCCGCACCCTGGCGACGGCGGCCTGCTGGATCGCCTCGCCCTGCGGCCCGAGTTCGCCGAGCCCTGCGGTGATCGCGACCAGGGCGCGCGCCCCGCAGTCGAGCGCCTCGTCCACCGCCTGAGCGAATCCCCCGGCGGGCACGCTGAGGACGGCGAGGTCGACGCCGCCGCCGATCTCGCGCAGGGAGGTGGCGACCGGCTGCCCGAGGATCTCGCCGCCGCGCCGGTTGACCAGGTGGACGGGACGGCGACCACTGCCGCGCAGCGCCTGCCGGGCCACGGCGTAACCCCACTTCGCGGGGTCGGCGCTGGCTCCGACGATGGCGACCGAGCGCGGATCGAACAGCGCGGAGAGATCCCGCGCGGGCGGCGGGGGCGGCGGTGCGGGCGGCATGGGTGGCCCTTCTGGGGAAGCGGGAAAGGGGAACCGGCGAGCGGGGGTGGAGCAGGAACGCGGGGACCGAGCACGGGAGAGCGGAGACCGAGGCACGCGAGAACCGGAGACCGGAGACCCGCGACAGACGATGGAACCGAGCGGAACGCGGAGACGCGAGAGGGGCGGCGCGTTCAGGCGAGCCTGAGGGCCTTCGCGGGGCAGATGCGGGCTGCGGCTTCGGCGGCCACACGGTGCTCCTGGGGGACGTCGGCGGCTTCCGGTCGGAGGCCCGCGTAGCCCCACTCGTCCAGGTCGAGGAGGTCCGGGGCCTGCTCGTGGCAGAGCCCGTAGCCCTGGCAGAGGGTGGCGTCGAGGTGGAGTTTCACGGGTCGGCTCCTTGCGTCGTCGTCGGAGAGGCGGTGGGAGAGAAAGGCAGGGTGGGGAGGTGAGGCAGGGCGGGGCAGGTCAGGCGAGGCGGACGATCAGGCCGGCTCGGGGAGGAGCGCCAGGTCGAGGGCGAAGCGCGTGCGGCGGGGAAACCCGCCGTGCGCCGCGCAGCGCGGGCAGGCGGCGGCGACGTGCTCGGCCACCGCGTCGGGGCGGGTGCGCAGCAGCGCCGCGACGTTGCCCGCCGCCGCGTCGAGCAGGCCGCACGCTCCCCTGCCGGGCAGCGTCGTGGACCATCGGCGCAACTGTTCGACCTGCTCCGCCGCGGCCTCGCCCCGGCACAGCGCGGCGAGCGCCTGGGCCATCGCCGCGGTGCCGCGCAGGCAGGCGCCGCACTGCTTCGCGCTCTCGGCCGCGAGGTAGCCGAGGATGTCGGCGGCGGCGTGGACGGGGCAGTCCTGCGGGCCGAGGGCGACGACCGCGCCGCAGCCCAGCTGTGCGCCGAGCGTCCGAAGGCTCGCCGGAGCCAGGACCAGCCCGGGGTCGGCGGCGAGGACGCCGCCGAAGAAGCCGCCGAGGAGCACGTCGGTCGCGGTGGCGGCCGTGGTGCCGGGGGCCTCGCCTGCGTGGTGCGCCAGCAGCTCGCCCAGCACGGTCCCGTAGGGCAGTTCGTAGAGGGCCGGCCGGTGGCCCAGGCCGGAGACGGTGGCCAGGAAGGTGTCGGCGCGCCCGCTCGCTCCGGAGGCGAGCAGCGCCAGATGGGCCAGCGTCTCGACGTTCAGCACCAGGGTGGGCTCGCCGCCGACGCCCGCCTCGAAGACGCGCGGGGGCTTGGCCGTGGGCAGGGCGGGTCCGCCGTCGAGGTGGCGGACCAGGGCCGACTCCTCGCCCGCGACGTAGGCCTCCGGTACGAGCCTGACCTCGATCCGCAGCGGCCACTCCGGCGGGTTCTCCCGCAGGGCCCGGCGCAGCGAGTTCGCCGCCGGGGCGTCGCTGACGACGACGAAGGCCTGTTGCGCGCCGACGGCCGCCGCCGCGTGGGCGACGCCGTCGAGCACGAGGTGGGGTCGCATCCTGGTCAGGAAACGGTCCTTGACGCTGGCGGGTTCGCCCTCGGTGCCGTTGGCGATGACCGTGCGCGGGCCCGGCGGCTGGGCGTTGACCCCGGCGATCTTCACTGCTGCGGGGAACCCGGCTCCGCCGCGTCCGCGCAGGTCGGCGGCGGCGAGGCGGCGTTCCAGCTGCTCCGCCGGTCCGGTGGGCCGGTAGCCGCCCACCGCCCGGTAGGCGGCGGCGTCCTCACGGCGTTGCGGCGCCGTGCCGAGCAGCAGGGCGGGCGTGCCGACCGCGGACGCCTCACGGACCTGCGCCTCGACGGCGGGCGTCGCGGTCAGCGGCTGCATGTCGGCTCCTCGCGGGTGGCGTCGGGCCGGGCCCCGGCCGCGAGGCGGTGGCGCAGGCGGCGGGCGGCGTGGTCGAGGTCGGCGCGGTGGCGGGCGGTGCGGGCGTAGTGGTCGCCGGGCAGGCCGATGAGCAGCCGGCAGTGGTCGGCGAGCACCTCGGCGGCGGTCAGCGCGGGGGCCAGCTGGGCCGGGCGGCCCTCGCGGGCTGCCCGGCCGACCAGCGAGACCGCCTCGTCAAGGCCGGCCAGCCAGCTGCGTGCGTTCCCGCGCAGCACCAGCCGCTCGATGCGCCGGCGTTCGGCGCGCACCTGTCCTGCGGCGTCGCCAGGTGCCGACGGTTCGTCATCCGGTGATCGCAGCAGGGCGAGTACGTCGGGGAGCAACTGCTCGGGTTCGGGGGTCAGGCTCAGCCAGGCGAGCCTGGTCGCGGATCGTGGTGCCCTCACAGCGGGTGCCTCCTCGGTCGCCGCCATCCTGGCACGAGACTAACTGGTTGACCAGTCAGTTGCTAGACTCCTTCGCAGATCCCTCTCGCCACGCACTCCGGCGCTCGTCAGCGACCGAACGAACGGCCACGATCTCTGCGTCCGACCTCTTGACAGCTCCGGGTCGCCCCGTGAAACCTAACTGGCCATTCGATCAGTCCTTTCGAATCCCGCCGGAACGATCAGCGTGACGCGAGCCGAACCCACTCCGAGGAGCGGACGATGGAGTCCATCACCGCAGCGTCCCGACCCCTGCTGCCCGCGTACTACACCGACCCGGCCGTCCTGGCCGCCGAACAGCGCCGGGTCTTCGCCCGGACCTGGCAGCTCGCCGGGCACGTCTCCGACCTGCCGGAACCCGGCTCCCGCATCGTCGCGCGGGCCGGTGACCAGGAAGTCCTGGTCGTCAGGGACGAGGACGGCGAACTGCACGCCCACCGCAACGTCTGCCGCCATCGCGGCGCGCGCCTGGTCGCCGCCCCGGAGCAGCACGCGGCGATCCGCTGCCCCTACCACGGCTGGACCTACCGCCTCGACGGCCGGCTGATCGGCGCCCCCGAGGGCCGACGCTTCGCCGCGCCGCTGGACAAGCCGAACCTCGGCCTGCTGCCCGCGCGCGTGGAGGTCTGGCACGGCCTGGTCTTCGTCAACCTGGACACCAGGGCGGCCCCGCTCGCGGACCAGCTGTACGGCCTGGACCGGCTGGTCGGCCGCTACCTCGGCGACCGGCTGGTCCCCGTCGGCAGGTCGCGGATGCACGACATCGCCGACCCCGCCGGAACCGGGGTCGTGGGCACCGAGGCGAACTGGAAGGTCGCCGTCGACAACTACCTGGAGGGCTACCACGTCCCGGTCGCCCACCCCGGCCTGATGCGGCTGCTGGACTACCAGAACTACACGGCAGAGCCCAGCGAGGGCTACGCCTACTTCGAAGCGCCGCTGCGCGAGACCCGCAGCGCCAACCGGCTGGAGCGGCTCTACCAGCGGCTGGTCAGCCCGATGCCGGGGCTGCTGCCCGAGGACCGCGACGTCTGGCGCTATGTGGCGATCTACCCCAACACCATGATCGACCTCAGCGCGGACTGTGTCGGCGTCTGGTCCATGGTCCCCGACGGCGTCGGTCGCACGCTGCTGCCCGGCGCCATCTACCGGCACCGGGACGCGGGGCTGCGCACGCGTCTGGCGCAGGCGGTCGGCCAGCGGGTCAACCGCCTGGTGACCGACGAGGACGACGACATCGTCAGCCGTGTCCAGGCCGGCCTGCGCACGCCGGGGTTCACGCCAGGACCGCTCAGCGAGCGGGAGGCGGCGATCGGCTGGTTCGCCGACCGGATCCGCACGGACCTGGGCATCGACGCGCCCGCCGAGGACGGCGGCCGGTGAGCGCCGCCGCCGGGGCGGCCGGGTCGGCCGGGGCGCAGAGCCCCCGGCACGGCCGGCGTGTCAGGCGTGTCGGGCGAGCCCGCCGAGCGCACCGCCGCGACCCGGCGGCGGATCCTGGAGGCAGCCTGCGAGGTGATCGCCGACGTGGGCTTCGAGAAGGTGCGGATGCGGATGGTGGCCCAGCGGGCCGGGGTCTCCCCCGGCCTGCTCCACTACCACTTCGAAAGCCGGGAACGGCTCTTCGCCGAGGCGCTGCGGCACTCGTACGAGCACACCGGCGCCGCAGGGCACGCCCACGGCGACGGCTCGGCCGGCACCGACCACCCCGCGACGGTGCGGCTCGCGATGGCGATCGACGCCTGCCTCCCGCTGGCCCCCGACACCCGCCAGGACCAACTGCTCTGGCACGAGCTCTGGCTGCGCGCAGCCAGGGACCAGGCCTCGCGGCTACTCGCCCTGGAGTTCTACCGCAGCCTGCACGACTGGTTCGCCGGGATCGTGCGCGACGGCATCGCCACGGGCGAGTTCCAGCTCTGCGAGGTGGACGAGCTGGTCACGCTGCTGCTGCTCCTGCTGGACGGCAGCGCCATCCGGCTCACGCTGGACGATCCGGGCTTCACCGCCTCCGCCGCCCGCGCCCGGATCTGGGCGCGCATCGGCCCGGAACTCCGGTTGCCCGCCCGCATGCCGAGGGCGGGCGGCCGGCCGAACCTCCCCAAGCCCCGCTGACCCTCCGACAGGAAGCCGCACCATGCCTTCCAGATCAGGACAGCCTCCACGGCCGACAGAGCGCCCGCAGCCGGCGAGGCCCGCCCCGAGCCGACGCGCGCTGCTGCGCGGCGCGACCGGCGCATTGGTCGGCGCGGCCGCCCTGCCCGCGCTCAGCGCCTGCGGCTACGTCTCCTCCGCAGCCCAGCCCGACGACCTGCCGCCGGTCGAGCCGAAGATCGACGGCGACCTCGTCTACTTCAACTGGGCCGACTACGTCGACCCGGCCGTGCTGGCGGGCTTCAGCAAGGAGTACGGCGTCTCGGTGACCCAGGCCAACTACGACTCGATGGAGTCGATGGCCGCCAAGATCGCGGCGGGCAACCGCTACGACGTCGTGTTCCCGAGCGCCAAGTGGACGCAGCGCCTGGTGCGGGCAGGCGCGCTGCGCCGC
This genomic interval from Streptacidiphilus rugosus AM-16 contains the following:
- a CDS encoding TetR/AcrR family transcriptional regulator; the protein is MSGEPAERTAATRRRILEAACEVIADVGFEKVRMRMVAQRAGVSPGLLHYHFESRERLFAEALRHSYEHTGAAGHAHGDGSAGTDHPATVRLAMAIDACLPLAPDTRQDQLLWHELWLRAARDQASRLLALEFYRSLHDWFAGIVRDGIATGEFQLCEVDELVTLLLLLLDGSAIRLTLDDPGFTASAARARIWARIGPELRLPARMPRAGGRPNLPKPR
- a CDS encoding aromatic ring-hydroxylating oxygenase subunit alpha encodes the protein MESITAASRPLLPAYYTDPAVLAAEQRRVFARTWQLAGHVSDLPEPGSRIVARAGDQEVLVVRDEDGELHAHRNVCRHRGARLVAAPEQHAAIRCPYHGWTYRLDGRLIGAPEGRRFAAPLDKPNLGLLPARVEVWHGLVFVNLDTRAAPLADQLYGLDRLVGRYLGDRLVPVGRSRMHDIADPAGTGVVGTEANWKVAVDNYLEGYHVPVAHPGLMRLLDYQNYTAEPSEGYAYFEAPLRETRSANRLERLYQRLVSPMPGLLPEDRDVWRYVAIYPNTMIDLSADCVGVWSMVPDGVGRTLLPGAIYRHRDAGLRTRLAQAVGQRVNRLVTDEDDDIVSRVQAGLRTPGFTPGPLSEREAAIGWFADRIRTDLGIDAPAEDGGR